The Spirochaeta isovalerica DNA window GAACTTGACTACCTTCACACCATTCCCTTCATGAAGAGTGACTTCATCGATTTCCTCGGTCTTTATCAGCCCAACAGGGACCATATTCGTCTCTGGATAGATGATGAGGGAGAACTTCAGATCTCGGTCAAAGGCCCCTGGTATCTGACGCTGCCATTCGAAGTGCCGGTGCTGGCCATCATCAATCAGATCTACTTTGAAAAAACAGGAAACTTTGTCTACGATCCTTCAAACAGCGAAAATCCCGTTATTCGAAGCGGCCTGGAAAAACTGGAAAAGAAATTTGAAGCGGCTGTAAAATCGGGAATTCCATTCTCCGATTTCGGAACGAGACGGCGGTACAGTTTTCTCTGGCAGGGAACCGTTCTCAAAAAACTGAAAGAGCTTCCCCATTTTACCGGAACGTCCAACGTCTATTACGCCATGAAATACAATCTCAAGCCGATCGGAACCATGGCTCACGAATTCATCATGGCCGGCGCAGGACAGAACGATGTTCCTCTGGTCAAGTCACAGCAGAAGATGCTACAGGCCTGGGTCGACGAATACAGGGGAGACCTGGGAATAGCCATTTCCGACACATACGGCGTCGATGCCTTTATGCGGGATTTCGATTTATACTTCGCGAAACTCTATGACGGAGTCAGGCACGATTCGGGAGAACCCATAGAGTGGGCCTGGAAAATCATCCGCCATTATGAAAGCCTGGAGATAAACCCCAGAACCAAAACCCTCATATTCTCAGATGACCTGACAATAGAGAAAGCGAACAGCATACACGAGCAGCTCAGCCCTTATATTCAGGTGGCATTCGGGATCGGAACCCATCTGACAAATGATTTCGAAGGCGTTACACCTCTTCAGATTGTTATGAAAATCATTAGCTGCAATGACAGGCCCGTAGCCAAATTGAGCGACAGCCCCGGCAAGGGGATGTGCAAGGATGAGAATTATCTAACCTATTTAAAAGATGTCTTTAAGATTGCAAACTGATCTAGCGGCTCAGGTAGGAGAGTTCTTCGGGGAGAACGATGTTGTTTCCGTAACAGTCTTCACCATAACCGTTTTCCGCCAGAACCTGTAAATCGTGGAGAACTCTTTTGTCACCCTTGAACGAAACCTTCAGGTCGGTTCTCAAATCGATTTTCCCCTGTGCCAGAAGATAGGCTATGGCCCTGTTGGCAAATTCTCCGAGCGTTTCCTCATTGATCTGGCTTAAATCGGGAAGAGAGAACTCTGTCGAATAATTAATGATCTTGTTTTCTTCGAGCAGTTCGTGAAAAATTTCCTTCAACCCCTTTTCAAAATTCTCATTGCATTCCGGATCGTGAACGGAATGAAGGTTACAGATACTGAATGCGAGATTGCGCCTTTTCTCTGCATTGATTTTTTCGTTGACTCTGAATAAATCCATCGGCTTGGAAGCATCATAGGTTTCATCACCCAAAACGAGAGAAACCTTGCTCCCGTAATGCTGGACAATTTTGGCCACGAGCGTCGAGGGCCGGACATGAAATCCCCGGTAACTGGGAACAGAGACCTGCAGATCCCCTTCCTCGGCATATTTGGAAATGACCTGTCGGGAAAGCTTGACACCGGCTGACAGAAACTGGGATGCGTAATTTAGATAGTAATCAAAAATAATGCCCAGAATCTCTTTATCGGACACGGGCGGCTTATAGATTTTCGTATCCTTGCCGGAGAGGCTCATTATGTGACGCTCATAATAATGGATCAGGCTTGTCGATGCCTCGAGAAGGTGAAAGACGATGGACGCGTGCCCGCGGATAAGAAGTAGATCCTGATCCATATCCTCGCTGTCCGTATTGGAAATATATGTGTCATAGAGGCTCTGGAGATTGTGGAATTTATTCTCCAGCAATCTGATACGGCTTTCATTATAAATATTGGGAATCAATTCCGAATATTTACCAGTTCTTTGCTTTTCAAGATCTATGAGGAGAACGCTTTCGCTGGCCAGGTTGAGATAGCTGGTTGCCAGATTAACAATGACTTTTTCAGGGTTGGTCACCTCTCTGCGCTTCAAATCCGATTCCAGCCTGCCTTCGGGGAATTCAATATAATGAAGGTTTTTCTTATCGATGACTGAACATTCTTTCAGCTCATTTCGCGATGCATTTTTCGTAATATCCTTAAAGCTGGTTTTCAGAGATTTTGCCAGTTTTTCGAGGACTTTGTCCGTTTCCTTTAAAAACAGATCGATGCCGCTCAGCAATTTGTATTGCGGTGAGGTCGATCGCAGATGAAGAGTAATATAAGAGACATCGGTCAAGGTCTTAATCGTCGATGTATTTTCCCTGAAAGCCGCCCATTTGCTGTTGTTCTTCGCGTTGTAATAATCGAGAACCTCCTCAAGCCTGGACGCTACGGCATGGGACTTTCCGAGAAACAATGTATTTAAAATATTCCGTCTGTCCGCCGAGGTTATAGCATAACGGGCATAGGACAGAAGAGAACAGGAAAAATGATTTATAAAATCATTAAAATCTTCTTCAACCGGTACATTTTTCTTCCAACTCATATCGTCTCCATTATCGGTCAATCGTATTCTTTCCAGAAGTCCTCTTTCAGCATCAATTCCTTTTTTTCCCAGTTGGCAATCCCTCTTTTCTTCAATCTGGCCAGTAGCCGTGACAGAGTTTCAGGAATGGTTCCAATTGCCGAAGCCAGATCTTTTTTAGACAGGGAAATAAGGTAGACCTCTTTTTCTCCGTAATTTTCCTTCAGATACCGGAAAAAGCGGTCTTCCACATCGTAGGCTGAAAGATAGTGAATCCTTCCGGATAGATATCTCTGCTTATTCATCAGGACGGCAATGAAATCATTTCTGAAATCTTCATTTTCCATCAGGCGATAAAAAGATTTCTTGTTGAGATAAAAGAGATTTGAATCTTCAAGAGCCATGGCTGATACGGGATAAATATCATCTAGATACAGAACGACCTCACCGAAGAGCTCTCCTCCCGAGAGTATTCGAACGATGATGTCCCGCCCCTCTTCTGTTCCCCGGTAAAGCTTGACAGAGCCGCTTAAAAGAAGAAAAACCCGGGAACCGGATTCCCCCTCCCTGAAAATCTGCTCATTTTTTTCTGCAGCGGCAACTGTGCCCTCTCGTAATATCTCTTCACGATGTTCTTTCATCAGCCCGGAGAAAAGCTCAGTCCGGCTGAGAAATGCTTCGATGTCCATAAATCCAGTTTACTACTTTTTGAAAAAAAATACCCGAATTTGACCTGAGTCAATTTCAACTTTTCCCGGACCATGTATATTATGTTCACAAATTAGATGATGTTTAAGAAAAGAGGAGAATATGAATAAACAGTTTTCCCTGACAATAGAGAATACGCTTTACGAAATCACGGAAGCCCATCCCGAAACAATAGATGTTTTTGTATCACGGGGATTTCCCCAGATGGGAGATGAGGAGAAGAGATTAACCTTCGGGAAATCCATAAACCTGAAAACCGCTCTGATGCTCAAGGGAATTAATTCCGAGAGCTTCCTAAACCTCCTGCGGGAAACGGTAGAAGGAATTAGCCAGCAGGATGTCACTCTTCTGAACGGACCGGTGAAGACCGCGGAAATGACCGGGGAGACATTGAGCATCATGGGTCTCCTTCCCTGTCCGGTCCGAATTCCGCTGATGGAGAATTTTGAAAAATTCGCTTCCACTTTTACAGCGGAAAAGGGAATCGTTCTCAACTATCAGCTCCAGGCCGCCTCGCTCGGGCTTGAGTGGGTGGAAGAGCATATACTCGGCAGAGATTCGGCAGAAGAACTTCCCGATCTGTTTCTGTCTGCCGGATTTGATCTTTTTTTTGATGAGGAGAAATTCGGTCATTTCAGAAAAAGCGGAGTTTTCAAAGATTTAACGGACTTTGATACCGTAAACAGTGATTTCGAAGGCATGGGAATCATCGACCCCGAAGGGCTTTACAGTATAATCGGAGCCGTTCCCGCCGTTTTCCTCGTCAACACAGAAGAGCTGGGAGGGCGAAAAGTACCCGAAAGCTGGGAAGAGATTCTGAAGCCGGAGTTTGAAAACACAGTATCACTGCCGGTCGGAGATTTCGATCTGTTCAATGCCATTCTTCTCAATATCTATAAAAATTACGGTCCGGAAGGTGTCAGAAAACTGGGAAGAAGTCTTCTTGAAGACCTTCATCCGTCGCAGATGGTTAAAAGCGCCACCCGAAAAGGGAATAAGCCTGTCGTTACAATTATGCCATCCTTTTTTACCAGGATGACAGGGGGAAAGGGACCGCTTATTTCTGTATGGCCGAAAGACGGAGCCATCATAAGTCCCATTTTTATGCTCTCCCGGGCCGATAAAGCCCGGCAGCTCAAACCGGTAGTCGATTTCTTCGCTTCAAAAGATGTGGGAGAGATTCTGGCTCATCAGGGCCGTTTTCCTTCTTTGAGAAGCGATGTGGATAACCGCTTCGAAGAAAGCAACTATATGTGGATCGGATGGGACTTCATAAGAGACAACGACATAGGAGCGCTCATCAGAGAATGTATGGATCTGTTCGAAGAAAGTTCAAAGGAGCCAGCTCAATGAATCTCGTAACCGTTTCCGGTCCCCCTTCAACGGGAAAAACCGCCGTTATTCTCAAAACCATCGAATCCTATAAAAAGCAGAATGTAAACGTGGGGGTTATAAAATTCGATTGCCTCTATACAGATGATGATATTCTCTACGAAAAAGCCGGTATTACCGTACGGAAAGGACTTTCCGGGGGACTCTGTCCGGATCATTATTTTGTCAGCAACATAGAAGAAGCTTTTGAATGGGGGCAGAAGGAAGGTTTCGATGTGCTTATCAGCGAATCAGCCGGTTTGTGCAATCGTTGCTCACCCTATATCAAAGATGTAAAAGCGATCTGCGTCATCGATAACCTGAGCGGAATCAATACGCCGAAAAAAATCGGACCCATGCTCAAGAGCGCTGATATCGTCGTCATCACTAAAGGGGATATTGTCTCTCAGGCGGAAAGGGAAGTCTTCGCTTCCCGGGTTCACACAGTGAACCCCGGCGCCACAGTGATGCATGTGAATGGTCTGACCGGACAGGGAAGCTTTGAGCTTTCCACCCTTCTCTACGATCGAAGTCTCGATACGGAAACGCTGAAGGGAAAAGAATTGCGATTTTCCATGCCGTCGGCTCTCTGCTCCTATTGCCTGGGCGAGAAAAGAATCGGCGAACAGTATCAAATGGGCAATGTGAGAAAAATCAATCTGGAGGAAAGCTGAATGTCACTATCAGTAAAAGAGTCGACCCTGGGAGAAATCCTGAATAAGTACCCTTTCGCCGCAGCTTATCTGGAACAGCAGAATCTTAAGGTCGAAGGCCGGGAGAATATGTCTCTCAATGAATATTTATCTTCTTTATCGGAGGATGAAATTGAGGAGAGAGCTCTGGACAGAACAGCCCTTATCGAAGGGTTGGAAAGCTACATAGCGCAAATGCTCGCTTTTCTGGGAGAGGAAGAACAGAAAGTAAGCTCTCTGTCGATTCTCTCCGGTGCAGATAAGTCGGGAGAGCCGGAGGGATTTGATGACTTCACAATCCGTACCGGCGAGATTATCGCCATCGTGGGCCCTACCGGTTCAGGCAAAAGCAGATTGCTGGGTGATATCGAATGGGTCGCTCAGAGAGATACTCCGACGAACCGGCAAATCCTCATAAACGGAAAAGTCCCCGACAGCAAATGGCGCTTTTCCACATCGGATAAACTGGTTGCCCAATTGTCCCAGAATATGAATTTTGTCATGGATCTGACCGTGGAGGAGTTTCTTCACCTCCACGCGGAAAGCCGTATGGTGGAAAACAGAGATGAAGTCGTCAGGAAAATCATCAGCTGCGCCAATGATCTGGCCGGAGAAAAATTTGAACTGACCACACCGATAACCAGTTTGAGCGGCGGTCAGTCCCGGGCCCTGATGATTTCCGACACGGCCATATTGAGCCGCTCTCCCATCATTCTGATTGATGAGATTGAAAATGCGGGGATTGACCGGAAGAAAGCCCTCTCGTTCCTCCTTTCCCAGGAAAAGATTGTTCTTATGGCCACTCACGACCCGATGCTCGCGCTGCTGGGAGACAAGAGAATCGTAATCAAAAACGGCGGCATCCACAAAATCATAGAAACCTCCTCTGAAGAGCGGGCCATGCTTGAGGAAATAGAAAAAGTAGACAGAAAAGTACAGAACCTCCGGGCTTCATTGCGCCGGGGAGAAATACTGACAAGAGAAAGTTTTTAAGGAGTTATCAATATGCACGACGGATGTTCAGGAAGTTTCGAGAACGGCAAACAGGTTGTCGACAAAGTGAGAATGATGGGATTCGACAGGCAGATGATGCCCCTCCCCATGACAATTGACTGCACCAATTGCGGAGAATCATTTCAGATGGAAACCTTTGCCGCGCGGTGCAGCTGCGGCATGGTCTACGGCGTGACGCCCTGCCACGCCTTTGATCCGGCGAACGTTATGGCCGCCGGGATAGATTACTGATCAGCTCTACCGTATCCTCTCCATGCCACTTCTTCGATCCGACCTCTTTCAAAACGATTTCCCCTGAGGGAGCGACGAGAAAAGTCGTGGGTATGGACCTTACGGCAAATGGTTCCGGAGGATTGGAACGGGCGATCATATAGGGAAAGGTATACCCCTCCTTATCCATAAAATCTTCCACTGTGCTTCTCTTTTCATTTGTAATTATGATGAATGCTACGGATTTATCATCTTTCAAACGATCGTATAATTTCTGAATGCTGGGCATCTCGGCAACGCAGGGCGGACACCAGGTAGCCCATTCATTGATAAAGAGAGTCCTTCCGATAAAGTCCGCCAGGTTGACCACATTCCCGCTCTCATCCTCCATCAGCCAATTGTACTCGTCAGGAATGAGAGACACCCTTTCTTCGCGGCTGATTTCCCGGGGAGAAAAGGCGAAAACCCTTTTTACGGCGACAGTAAGAGCCATCCGGCTCGAAGGAATAATCATAGCGATGAGGAGTCCCAGGAAAAGAATATCCCCGATTTTATCGATGAGCTTTTTCGATTTCCATTTATCTATTAATTTCTTCATGTTTAACATCTCCAATTGCCGGAAAATATCCATTCGCTTCCGGTGCTTAATTCCTCATTGAAACCATATCCGTTTATATCCCAGTTTTTCAGATCTTCCCGGTTTTCCACGCCTTGACGAATCAAACGGCCGGCCATCAGCCCCCGGGCCATTTTGCTGTACATTCCGACAGTCGAATAGCGGCTGCCTTTTTTCTCCTTGAACTGGATGGAAAGCACAGGTACGGCAAGTTTTTTCCAGTTTACAGCTTTACTGTATTCCCCAGAGGACAAATTTAAAACCGGCTGATTTTCTTTGATCAGACAGTCGGAGATCTTTTCCTTCCAGAACTGGTAAAGCCCCGATCCCCTTCGGTTTTCAAGCGGGGTTTTCATTTCCAGGCGGTAGGGAAAGATTCTGTCTGCCGGTCTTAAAAACCCGTATAATCCGGAGAGGATTCTCACATGGGCAGCTGCGTAATTCCATTCCTTTTCTCCAAGCGACGGAATATCCATATGCTGGAAAACCGTCCCGGAATAGGAAAGCAGAGCGGCCCCCTGTTCACAACCTTCCTTTCCAAAATTCTCTATAAGTTCAGAGGTCGATTCGGCCAGCTTCATGCTTGTACTCATGAGGCCGGCTATTTCAGCGGCACTGTAAGATTTTAGAAGGTTATTGAGTTCGAAGGCTTCCCCATTGAAAACCGGTTCGCTCAACCCGGGCAAAAAAGCCGCTTTCCCGCTGAAATTCATTTGCTTTGTCGGTGATAAAAGAATTAGCATAAAAAAGATTATGGCAGTTTTAAATGTATTGTAAAAGTGGAACAGTCCGTTTAGTCTTTCAATATGTCAGTCTTTATAAACCGCGTATTAAATCTTAAACATATAAAAGTCATCGGGTTCGATATGGACTATACTCTGGTCCGCTATCACACAGAGAGATTTGAAGAGCTCACCCACCGTCTGGCGGCGGACAGACTCGTCAGCCAGTTCGGCTATCCGGAAGAAGTGAGAGATCTCGAGTTCGATTTTCACAGAGCTATCGTGGGGCTGGTGATCGATGTCAGGAATGGAAACCTTCTCCAGGTAAGCCGCCACGGCAAAGTCAAACTAGCCTACCACGGACTGGATATTCTGGATTTTAAAGAGCAGAGGCGGATTTATCAGGAAATGGCCATAGATCTGAGATCTCCCGATTTCAGAAGCCTTGATACTAATTTCGCCATCTCAAACGGAGTCCTCTACTCTCAGCTTGTTGACTTGAAGTCCAAAGGTTCGGAAATTCCCGCCTATCACCAGATCGCTGATGACGTAAACCGGAGCATTGACATACTGCATCAGGACGACAGTATAAAATCCGTTCTGACTGGCGATTTCGAAAAATACGTCATTAAGGATCCCGACGTGGCAAAAATGCTCGAACGTTATGTCGACTATGGTAAAAAGCTGATAATCATAACCAACTCGGACTACAACTACACGAAGAAACTGCTCGATTACGCCATTGATCCTTTTTTGAAAAAACATAAAAGCTGGACGGATCTGTTTGAGATAGTCATAACCTTTGCCGACAAACCCCGTTTCTTTGAAAGGCAGGGGCGGTTCCTCCGCATTGATCCCGAAACGGGACTGATGAGTAACCATGAAGGCCCCATCGTCAAAGGAATCTATCAGGGGGGCTGGTTCGGCAAACTCCAGAAAGACCTCGGTTACTCGGGAAGCGAGATTCTCTACCTGGGAGACCACATCTACGGAGACGTCGTATCCATAAAAAAAACCTGCAACTGGAGAACGGCCCTGGTGCTGGGCGACCTGGAAGCGGAAATGGACGGCCTGAGAAAAGCCGCTCCGGTTCAGAAAAAGATTGAAGAGTTAATGGATCAGAAGCAAACCCTGGAACGGGAAATCAATAGATTGGACAACCTGAGGTACGAAGGGAAAAGAGTGTCTCATGATAAAATCAATAAGCTCTTTGAAAAAATGGACGGCCTGAATACGGAAATATCCGAACTCCTCCGCCAGTACAAAGCCTTCTTCAACCCCTACTGGGGCGAAATCCTCCGCGCCGGATACGACGAAAGCCGCTATGCCGAGCAGGTTGAAAAATATGCCTGTATCTACATGACAAAGGTTTCGGACCTCTATGCCTACTCACCCAAAACCTATTTCAGACCCTACCACCGGACTATGCCCCATGAGGCCGCGGCATTAAACAGTGAAGAGAGAGTAAGCAGCAGGACGAAATAAAGCGAGAAATGGATACTC harbors:
- a CDS encoding ATP-binding cassette domain-containing protein; the protein is MSLSVKESTLGEILNKYPFAAAYLEQQNLKVEGRENMSLNEYLSSLSEDEIEERALDRTALIEGLESYIAQMLAFLGEEEQKVSSLSILSGADKSGEPEGFDDFTIRTGEIIAIVGPTGSGKSRLLGDIEWVAQRDTPTNRQILINGKVPDSKWRFSTSDKLVAQLSQNMNFVMDLTVEEFLHLHAESRMVENRDEVVRKIISCANDLAGEKFELTTPITSLSGGQSRALMISDTAILSRSPIILIDEIENAGIDRKKALSFLLSQEKIVLMATHDPMLALLGDKRIVIKNGGIHKIIETSSEERAMLEEIEKVDRKVQNLRASLRRGEILTRESF
- a CDS encoding HPr family phosphocarrier protein; protein product: MSWKKNVPVEEDFNDFINHFSCSLLSYARYAITSADRRNILNTLFLGKSHAVASRLEEVLDYYNAKNNSKWAAFRENTSTIKTLTDVSYITLHLRSTSPQYKLLSGIDLFLKETDKVLEKLAKSLKTSFKDITKNASRNELKECSVIDKKNLHYIEFPEGRLESDLKRREVTNPEKVIVNLATSYLNLASESVLLIDLEKQRTGKYSELIPNIYNESRIRLLENKFHNLQSLYDTYISNTDSEDMDQDLLLIRGHASIVFHLLEASTSLIHYYERHIMSLSGKDTKIYKPPVSDKEILGIIFDYYLNYASQFLSAGVKLSRQVISKYAEEGDLQVSVPSYRGFHVRPSTLVAKIVQHYGSKVSLVLGDETYDASKPMDLFRVNEKINAEKRRNLAFSICNLHSVHDPECNENFEKGLKEIFHELLEENKIINYSTEFSLPDLSQINEETLGEFANRAIAYLLAQGKIDLRTDLKVSFKGDKRVLHDLQVLAENGYGEDCYGNNIVLPEELSYLSR
- a CDS encoding ABC transporter substrate-binding protein — its product is MNKQFSLTIENTLYEITEAHPETIDVFVSRGFPQMGDEEKRLTFGKSINLKTALMLKGINSESFLNLLRETVEGISQQDVTLLNGPVKTAEMTGETLSIMGLLPCPVRIPLMENFEKFASTFTAEKGIVLNYQLQAASLGLEWVEEHILGRDSAEELPDLFLSAGFDLFFDEEKFGHFRKSGVFKDLTDFDTVNSDFEGMGIIDPEGLYSIIGAVPAVFLVNTEELGGRKVPESWEEILKPEFENTVSLPVGDFDLFNAILLNIYKNYGPEGVRKLGRSLLEDLHPSQMVKSATRKGNKPVVTIMPSFFTRMTGGKGPLISVWPKDGAIISPIFMLSRADKARQLKPVVDFFASKDVGEILAHQGRFPSLRSDVDNRFEESNYMWIGWDFIRDNDIGALIRECMDLFEESSKEPAQ
- a CDS encoding YaaA family protein, with translation MLILLSPTKQMNFSGKAAFLPGLSEPVFNGEAFELNNLLKSYSAAEIAGLMSTSMKLAESTSELIENFGKEGCEQGAALLSYSGTVFQHMDIPSLGEKEWNYAAAHVRILSGLYGFLRPADRIFPYRLEMKTPLENRRGSGLYQFWKEKISDCLIKENQPVLNLSSGEYSKAVNWKKLAVPVLSIQFKEKKGSRYSTVGMYSKMARGLMAGRLIRQGVENREDLKNWDINGYGFNEELSTGSEWIFSGNWRC
- a CDS encoding GTP-binding protein, with the protein product MNLVTVSGPPSTGKTAVILKTIESYKKQNVNVGVIKFDCLYTDDDILYEKAGITVRKGLSGGLCPDHYFVSNIEEAFEWGQKEGFDVLISESAGLCNRCSPYIKDVKAICVIDNLSGINTPKKIGPMLKSADIVVITKGDIVSQAEREVFASRVHTVNPGATVMHVNGLTGQGSFELSTLLYDRSLDTETLKGKELRFSMPSALCSYCLGEKRIGEQYQMGNVRKINLEES
- a CDS encoding HAD-IG family 5'-nucleotidase, coding for MSVFINRVLNLKHIKVIGFDMDYTLVRYHTERFEELTHRLAADRLVSQFGYPEEVRDLEFDFHRAIVGLVIDVRNGNLLQVSRHGKVKLAYHGLDILDFKEQRRIYQEMAIDLRSPDFRSLDTNFAISNGVLYSQLVDLKSKGSEIPAYHQIADDVNRSIDILHQDDSIKSVLTGDFEKYVIKDPDVAKMLERYVDYGKKLIIITNSDYNYTKKLLDYAIDPFLKKHKSWTDLFEIVITFADKPRFFERQGRFLRIDPETGLMSNHEGPIVKGIYQGGWFGKLQKDLGYSGSEILYLGDHIYGDVVSIKKTCNWRTALVLGDLEAEMDGLRKAAPVQKKIEELMDQKQTLEREINRLDNLRYEGKRVSHDKINKLFEKMDGLNTEISELLRQYKAFFNPYWGEILRAGYDESRYAEQVEKYACIYMTKVSDLYAYSPKTYFRPYHRTMPHEAAALNSEERVSSRTK
- the pncB gene encoding nicotinate phosphoribosyltransferase, translating into MAIIKSLLDTDLYKFTMMQTALHQFSTTKVEYSFKCRNEANWTAEILEEINCEIDSFCSLRFTKEELDYLHTIPFMKSDFIDFLGLYQPNRDHIRLWIDDEGELQISVKGPWYLTLPFEVPVLAIINQIYFEKTGNFVYDPSNSENPVIRSGLEKLEKKFEAAVKSGIPFSDFGTRRRYSFLWQGTVLKKLKELPHFTGTSNVYYAMKYNLKPIGTMAHEFIMAGAGQNDVPLVKSQQKMLQAWVDEYRGDLGIAISDTYGVDAFMRDFDLYFAKLYDGVRHDSGEPIEWAWKIIRHYESLEINPRTKTLIFSDDLTIEKANSIHEQLSPYIQVAFGIGTHLTNDFEGVTPLQIVMKIISCNDRPVAKLSDSPGKGMCKDENYLTYLKDVFKIAN
- a CDS encoding TlpA family protein disulfide reductase; the protein is MKKLIDKWKSKKLIDKIGDILFLGLLIAMIIPSSRMALTVAVKRVFAFSPREISREERVSLIPDEYNWLMEDESGNVVNLADFIGRTLFINEWATWCPPCVAEMPSIQKLYDRLKDDKSVAFIIITNEKRSTVEDFMDKEGYTFPYMIARSNPPEPFAVRSIPTTFLVAPSGEIVLKEVGSKKWHGEDTVELISNLSRRP
- a CDS encoding Crp/Fnr family transcriptional regulator — protein: MDIEAFLSRTELFSGLMKEHREEILREGTVAAAEKNEQIFREGESGSRVFLLLSGSVKLYRGTEEGRDIIVRILSGGELFGEVVLYLDDIYPVSAMALEDSNLFYLNKKSFYRLMENEDFRNDFIAVLMNKQRYLSGRIHYLSAYDVEDRFFRYLKENYGEKEVYLISLSKKDLASAIGTIPETLSRLLARLKKRGIANWEKKELMLKEDFWKEYD